From one Ursus arctos isolate Adak ecotype North America unplaced genomic scaffold, UrsArc2.0 scaffold_26, whole genome shotgun sequence genomic stretch:
- the LOC113255941 gene encoding olfactory receptor 6C2-like, producing the protein MRNGTVTTFILLGLTDDPELQVLVFIFLFLTYTLSVTGNLTIITLTFVDPHLKTPMYFFLKNFSFLEISFISACIPRYLYSIATGDRVITYNACVIQVFFTDLCGVSEFFLLAAMSYDRYVAICKPLHYVTIMSSSVCRILVICCWMAGLCIIIPPLSLGLNLKFCDSNIIDHFGCDAFPLVKISCSDTWFMEWTVIICAVLTLNMTLTCVVLSYAYIIKTIFRFPSVQQRKKAFSTCSSHMIVVSITYGTCIFIYMNPTSKEKVTINKVVSLLISSISPTLNPFIYTLRNNQVKKAFEDSIKRIALLSIK; encoded by the coding sequence ATGAGAAACGGTACAGTAACAACATTCATTCTGCTGGGCCTGACGGATGACCCTGAGCTGCAAGTTCtggtttttatctttctatttctcaCCTACACGCTGAGTGTAACTGGAAACCTGACCATCATCACACTCACTTTTGTGGATCCCCACCTTAAAACACCCatgtactttttcttaaaaaatttctccttcttgGAGATCTCATTCATATCTGCCTGTATTCCCAGATATTTGTATAGCATAGCAACAGGTGACAGAGTCATTACCTATAATGCTTGTGTCATCCAAGTGTTTTTTACGGACCTCTGTGGAGTATCGGAGTTTTTTCTGTTGGCCgccatgtcctatgaccgctacgtggccatctgcaaacccctGCATTATGTAACCATCATGAGCAGCAGCGTCTGCAGAATTCTCGTCATCTGTTGTTGGATGGCTGGCTTATGTATAATAATCCCACCACTTAGCCTGGGCTTAAACCTAAAATTTTGTGACTCTAACATAATTGATCATTTTGGCTGTGATGCATTTCCCTTAGTGAAAATCTCATGTTCAGATACATGGTTCATGGAATGGACAGTTATAATCTGTGCTGTCCTGACCCTGAATATGACGCTTACTTGTGTGGTTCTGTCATATGCCTACATCATCAAGACAATTTTTAGATTCCCTTCCGTTCAACAAAGGAAAAAGGCCTTTTCCACCTGTTCTTCCCACATGATTGTGGTTTCCATCACCTACGGCACATGCATTTTCATCTATATGAATCCTACATCAAAGGAAAAAGTGACCATTAATAAAGTGGTTTCACTGCTCATTTCTTCTATTTCACCTACATTGAACCCATTTATTTATACCTTGAGAAACAATCAAGTTAAGAAAGCCTTTGAGGACTCAATCAAAAGAATTGCCTTGCTCTCAATtaagtaa